A single window of Leeuwenhoekiella sp. MAR_2009_132 DNA harbors:
- a CDS encoding RagB/SusD family nutrient uptake outer membrane protein: protein MKNNSKFKPLKLLYAFVVATALVSCTDLEENPDFTTQENFFQTADQLELGVNAVYDGIGTGRDWENHYYNRFVFECLVGYQVGYEKGPLAYQTGNVDPADFYIGRYWRISYENINRANTLIEKADELKEAGVPDVAKIDRVKAEALFLRAFYYYNLVRYFDDIPVKTSRSIDDKDLPSNENGKRLALDLIQSDLMMAAEILPESYTGEDSGRATKWAAMALLVKAYLQDEKWGPAYTTAQTIIDESGISLFTDFADNFAVATENSGERIFEAQVSASANPNEYQNYHAHFVPRDLPNDLGGVGWHWLNSTRAFRERYDVNDKRIAGTFISEYPSTRPALNAAGERPVVRWSKDAPYNLGVTGGLVPVDADPNNPDELIFSSGFSAKYTEIGLTNPYANEKNIVYLRYADVLLGHSEAANESGTGDPYYGINLVRERAGLPFLSGLGQAALRDAIVNERVLEFAMENETYPELKRKSTFGGAQDYLGDYIQSFIDQYNVDRTLKAKDYVLPLPLNEVLGNPNVTQNPLYQ from the coding sequence ATGAAAAACAATTCAAAATTTAAACCTTTAAAATTGCTCTACGCTTTTGTAGTGGCGACAGCTTTGGTTAGCTGTACAGACCTTGAAGAGAATCCAGATTTTACAACTCAGGAAAACTTTTTTCAAACAGCAGATCAGCTTGAACTTGGTGTTAATGCTGTATATGATGGTATAGGTACCGGTAGAGACTGGGAAAATCACTACTACAATAGATTTGTATTTGAATGTTTAGTAGGGTATCAAGTAGGCTATGAAAAAGGCCCACTAGCCTATCAAACCGGAAACGTAGATCCTGCAGATTTCTACATAGGTAGATACTGGAGAATTTCTTATGAAAACATCAATAGAGCAAACACGCTTATTGAAAAAGCAGATGAGCTTAAAGAAGCGGGTGTGCCAGATGTTGCAAAGATAGATCGTGTAAAAGCTGAAGCTTTGTTTCTAAGAGCTTTTTACTACTACAATCTTGTACGTTACTTTGATGATATTCCTGTTAAGACTTCAAGATCTATTGATGATAAAGATTTACCATCTAATGAAAATGGTAAGCGTCTAGCTTTAGACCTAATACAATCAGATTTGATGATGGCTGCAGAAATATTACCAGAATCCTATACTGGCGAAGATTCAGGAAGAGCAACTAAATGGGCAGCGATGGCTTTACTGGTTAAGGCTTATTTACAGGATGAAAAATGGGGTCCTGCTTACACAACCGCTCAGACTATTATTGATGAGTCTGGTATAAGTCTATTTACAGACTTCGCAGATAACTTTGCGGTTGCAACAGAAAACAGCGGAGAACGTATTTTTGAAGCACAAGTTTCTGCTAGTGCAAATCCTAATGAATATCAAAATTACCATGCACACTTTGTACCTAGAGATTTACCTAATGATTTAGGTGGTGTGGGCTGGCATTGGCTTAATAGCACACGAGCTTTTCGTGAGCGCTATGATGTAAATGATAAGCGTATAGCTGGTACTTTTATTAGTGAATATCCTTCAACAAGACCTGCTTTAAATGCAGCCGGTGAGCGCCCAGTTGTAAGATGGAGCAAAGATGCACCTTATAATTTAGGAGTAACTGGTGGTCTTGTTCCTGTAGATGCAGATCCTAATAATCCTGACGAATTAATTTTCTCAAGTGGTTTCTCTGCTAAATACACAGAAATAGGTCTAACTAACCCTTATGCAAATGAGAAAAACATCGTTTATTTGAGATATGCTGATGTTCTTTTAGGTCATTCTGAAGCAGCTAACGAGAGTGGCACAGGCGATCCTTACTACGGAATTAACTTAGTACGTGAGCGTGCAGGTCTTCCATTTTTATCAGGTTTAGGACAGGCAGCGTTGAGAGATGCAATTGTAAACGAGCGTGTACTTGAGTTTGCTATGGAAAATGAAACCTATCCTGAACTTAAGCGTAAAAGTACCTTTGGTGGTGCTCAGGATTACTTAGGAGATTATATTCAAAGTTTTATTGATCAATACAATGTTGATCGTACCTTAAAAGCTAAAGATTACGTTTTACCACTTCCTTTAAATGAAGTTTTGGGTAATCCCAACGTAACTCAAAATCCTCTATATCAGTAA
- a CDS encoding SusC/RagA family TonB-linked outer membrane protein: MEKLRLSLIILTLCFVSSSWAQKNVSGVVTDANNMPVPGVNIVVEGTSNGAVTDFDGNYSLSVNANDVLVFTYVGYTTAKRTYTGQATINVKLEENSAELDEVVVIGYGTVKRKDLTGSVVSVGSKDIEQANKVDAISALQGQAPGVVIQRTDNKPGGGGFNIRIRGASTINSNQTASNGGFNPGQNPLFIVDGIFVDDISFLNPADISRMDILKDASATAVYGSRGSNGVVLIETKRGKTGELKIDYSNYVGYKEAYNLPDIYDGPGYVELLRDVALGQVFNSTDGDLNTRRGDVSIADYLDEQELQNIADGVSTDWVDLLLEKGFQTNHTISLSGGTEKTTYAAGLAYTLDKGNFAGEDFKRYNIRGSLNSDLKDWLNINISNYITTATQNIGTLEAFRSAYRLKPIGSPYNEDGSLRFTPIDKETQITNPLFDLQNITREQKFLQYIGDIALKVEPIENLTVTSKFSPNIKYQRYGEYRGLFTKSTSGNPANRRAVTSNSNYFSYAWDNILNYSLETGVHALNFTGVVSRFMERRENYDNEVRNFTTDAFTFYNLGAGLSIRNLGSGFSKQTLESYTGRVNYTLADKYLFTLTGRYDGSSILSDKNKWAFFPSAAFAWQVIDEDFLADQEVLSNAKLRLSYGQTGNNGQGGGLGPLASQSLLGSGATNLGDSSVSTAFLTGIANENLTWERTTEINLGVDFGFLNNRISGSVDVYRRKNTDIIFFTPLPNVTGFGGTYDNVGESTNQGIEVSLNTTNIDNGNFRWTTNFNFASNKNTLDKLYGDLDEIIFNVNGTNLIHRVGEPIGAVYDYEYAGIWQLDEVEEAAAFNQRPGQVRVTDVNGDGLITPGEDRKVIGQVTPKWTGGITSTMNYQNFDFSFLLNFSQGNTYKSVFHSNYAWGYDNEPSRLFNGYKTDYWTPENPTNDWFQPGNPGQYRDAILYMDVSYVKVGFMTLGYTLPANMLDKIKIRNLRVYATVQNPFVFTKYDGWDPESAGRDQYGAAFMTRTFMTGLNLTF, from the coding sequence ATGGAGAAACTTAGACTTTCATTAATAATCCTAACACTTTGTTTTGTATCCAGTTCCTGGGCACAAAAAAATGTATCAGGGGTAGTCACAGATGCTAATAATATGCCCGTACCTGGGGTAAATATTGTAGTAGAAGGAACATCAAATGGAGCAGTTACCGATTTTGATGGAAATTATTCACTTTCGGTTAACGCAAACGATGTATTAGTATTTACTTATGTAGGATATACTACAGCAAAACGCACCTATACAGGTCAGGCTACAATAAATGTTAAGCTTGAAGAGAATAGTGCAGAACTTGATGAAGTAGTAGTAATTGGTTACGGTACTGTAAAACGTAAAGATTTAACAGGTTCTGTAGTTTCAGTAGGATCTAAAGACATTGAGCAGGCAAATAAAGTAGACGCAATATCTGCTTTGCAAGGTCAGGCGCCTGGTGTTGTTATTCAGCGTACCGATAATAAGCCCGGTGGAGGCGGTTTTAATATTCGTATACGGGGTGCAAGTACGATTAATTCAAACCAAACTGCTTCAAATGGTGGATTTAATCCCGGGCAAAATCCATTATTTATTGTTGATGGGATTTTCGTTGATGATATTTCGTTCTTAAACCCGGCAGATATTAGTAGAATGGACATCTTAAAAGATGCCTCTGCAACAGCGGTTTATGGTTCTCGTGGTAGTAATGGTGTAGTTTTGATTGAAACCAAACGTGGTAAAACCGGTGAATTAAAAATAGATTATAGCAATTATGTGGGGTATAAGGAGGCTTATAATTTGCCAGATATATACGATGGCCCCGGCTATGTAGAGTTATTGAGAGATGTTGCATTAGGACAGGTGTTTAACAGCACAGATGGTGATCTAAATACGCGACGTGGCGATGTAAGTATTGCAGATTATTTAGACGAGCAGGAATTGCAAAATATTGCAGATGGGGTTAGTACAGATTGGGTTGATTTACTTTTAGAAAAGGGTTTTCAAACAAATCACACCATAAGTTTAAGTGGTGGTACCGAAAAGACAACTTACGCTGCCGGTTTGGCTTATACGCTTGATAAAGGAAACTTTGCCGGTGAAGATTTTAAAAGATACAATATAAGAGGAAGTTTAAACAGTGATTTGAAAGACTGGTTAAATATTAATATAAGTAATTATATAACCACAGCTACTCAAAATATAGGTACACTTGAAGCATTTAGAAGTGCCTATCGTCTTAAGCCTATCGGTAGCCCGTATAATGAAGATGGTAGCCTTCGGTTTACGCCTATAGATAAAGAAACTCAAATAACAAACCCATTATTTGATCTACAGAACATTACACGTGAGCAAAAATTCTTACAGTATATAGGTGACATAGCTTTAAAAGTAGAACCTATTGAAAACTTAACGGTCACGTCAAAATTTTCTCCAAATATAAAATACCAACGTTATGGAGAATACAGAGGTTTATTTACTAAAAGTACAAGTGGTAATCCCGCTAACCGTAGGGCGGTAACTTCAAACTCAAATTATTTCTCCTATGCCTGGGATAACATTTTAAACTACAGTTTAGAGACCGGTGTACACGCCCTAAACTTTACAGGGGTAGTTTCACGTTTTATGGAACGCAGAGAGAATTATGATAATGAAGTACGTAATTTTACTACAGACGCTTTTACGTTCTATAATTTAGGAGCGGGTTTAAGTATTAGAAACCTAGGAAGTGGTTTTTCTAAACAAACTTTAGAATCTTATACAGGTAGAGTAAATTATACCCTTGCCGATAAATATTTATTTACTCTAACAGGTAGATACGATGGTTCTTCAATACTTTCAGATAAAAATAAATGGGCATTTTTCCCATCTGCAGCATTTGCCTGGCAAGTTATTGATGAGGATTTCTTAGCTGATCAAGAAGTTTTATCCAATGCAAAATTACGTTTAAGTTATGGCCAGACCGGTAACAATGGTCAGGGTGGTGGCTTAGGGCCTCTTGCATCTCAATCTCTTTTAGGTTCTGGCGCTACTAACCTAGGAGACTCTTCGGTTTCTACAGCATTTTTAACAGGTATTGCAAATGAAAACTTAACCTGGGAACGTACTACAGAAATAAACCTGGGAGTAGACTTCGGATTTTTAAATAATAGAATTTCTGGTTCTGTAGATGTGTATAGAAGAAAAAACACAGATATTATTTTCTTCACTCCATTACCTAATGTAACCGGTTTTGGAGGAACCTATGATAACGTAGGAGAATCTACAAATCAAGGTATCGAAGTTTCTTTAAACACTACTAATATTGATAATGGTAATTTTAGATGGACGACTAATTTCAACTTCGCTTCTAATAAAAATACACTTGATAAATTATATGGAGATTTAGATGAGATCATTTTTAACGTAAATGGTACAAATCTTATACATAGAGTAGGTGAGCCTATAGGTGCCGTTTATGATTACGAGTATGCTGGTATCTGGCAATTAGATGAAGTTGAAGAAGCTGCAGCATTTAACCAGCGTCCTGGTCAGGTACGTGTTACAGATGTAAACGGTGATGGTCTAATCACTCCAGGTGAAGATCGTAAAGTGATAGGGCAGGTTACTCCAAAATGGACCGGTGGTATCACGAGTACGATGAACTATCAGAATTTTGATTTTTCATTCTTATTAAACTTCAGTCAGGGCAATACCTATAAAAGTGTTTTCCACAGTAACTATGCCTGGGGGTATGATAATGAGCCTTCTCGTTTATTTAATGGTTATAAAACAGATTACTGGACTCCAGAAAATCCTACTAATGATTGGTTTCAGCCGGGTAACCCTGGTCAATATAGAGATGCCATTCTGTATATGGATGTGTCTTACGTAAAAGTAGGTTTTATGACACTGGGATATACCTTACCGGCAAATATGCTTGATAAGATTAAAATTAGAAACTTACGCGTTTATGCAACAGTTCAAAACCCGTTTGTATTTACAAAATATGATGGTTGGGATCCAGAAAGTGCAGGTAGAGATCAGTATGGTGCGGCTTTTATGACCCGTACGTTTATGACCGGGCTCAACCTTACTTTTTAA
- a CDS encoding SusC/RagA family TonB-linked outer membrane protein: MKKIYSSFHHRFVLIAVILFSGAFMQAQTKITGTVTDANNAEPLPGVNVIAGTAGAITDFDGKYEVTVPAGTTQLTFSTLGYATQTISINGRSVIDLVLASKSEDLDEVIVVGYGTVKKSDLTGSVSTIDGDAFKELPVTSVDQAIQARAPGVQVTQSSGAPGGGVSVRIRGSNSINSGSEPLYVIDGFPIYPDNSAYGAGGNRQPTNVMASINPNDIESIEVLKDASATSIYGSRGSNGVVLITTKRGKAGKTKISYDGSFSTQTISNSIDVLNGTQFAQYINILEQSAGGNPVYTQEQIDSFGAGTNWIDEVTRTGIIQNHQLTFSGGSENNRFALTGNYHDNNGIIKETNYKRYGIRINVDNKALNDFIDVSSSWTYNRAISNNAPTDGGGPGGIIITALGLDPTVPVRNEDGSYALASYDGRFAINPLQELDFVTDRDITNRVLGTTSLTFNLSDSFKFKTSLGADILNVSRTTFYPSGNSRLGRENSGELTLANRDVGNILNENIFTYTKKFGEKHNIDAVAGYTYQKEVNKYMQATTRGITASNVDQATLQGGPDVLTPFSGRREWLLESLLGRVNYNYDSKYLFTFTFRRDGSSRFGSENKWANFPSVALGWNLANESFYEESSIANVMNKFKLRGSLGLTGNSEIPVYNSLANLSEFNYVFNGGNALGLADGRLGNPDLKWESTTMRNIGLDASFFNDKLNLTLDYFSNTTEDLLLFVSIPSSLGFESILKNSGSLENKGFEIGLDGYVVNTEDFKWNIAGNISFLRNKLTSLGDSTPFFSQTTSGHLGVDGSWVEAGNPIGVWRGYDYVGIFQSEDEIANNASRSGDKPGYPRYRDANGDGEITPDDYVIIGDPNPDFTWGLNSTLNYKNFDLGIFFRGSQGFDVRNLQASELGDGVQRINQLSTILTDSWTPTNTDASRPIIDASRDFANSYRDSDYFIEDGSFIRLQNLSLGYTLPNFNENISKLRFYVSGQNLLTITNYSGFDPEVNNRGQNNLNRGDDYDAYPRSSTFTMGVNLEF; the protein is encoded by the coding sequence ATGAAGAAAATCTACTCAAGTTTTCATCACCGATTTGTACTTATTGCTGTAATTCTTTTTTCGGGTGCTTTTATGCAGGCACAGACAAAAATTACAGGAACAGTTACAGACGCTAACAATGCAGAACCCCTACCCGGGGTAAATGTTATAGCCGGAACCGCAGGTGCTATTACAGATTTTGACGGAAAGTATGAAGTAACCGTACCAGCCGGTACAACACAGCTTACTTTTTCTACCTTAGGTTATGCTACGCAAACGATTTCGATAAATGGTAGAAGCGTAATAGACTTAGTTCTAGCTTCAAAATCTGAAGATCTCGATGAGGTAATTGTAGTAGGATATGGTACGGTTAAGAAAAGTGACCTTACCGGCTCTGTCTCTACTATAGACGGGGATGCTTTTAAAGAATTACCAGTAACCTCTGTAGATCAAGCTATTCAGGCAAGAGCTCCAGGTGTACAGGTAACTCAAAGTTCTGGTGCGCCAGGTGGTGGTGTATCTGTACGTATACGTGGTTCTAACTCTATTAATAGTGGTAGTGAACCTTTATATGTTATAGACGGATTTCCTATTTACCCAGATAACAGCGCCTATGGTGCAGGTGGTAACAGGCAGCCTACAAACGTAATGGCTTCTATTAACCCTAATGACATTGAATCTATTGAGGTACTTAAAGATGCTTCTGCAACTTCAATTTATGGTTCTAGAGGTTCTAATGGTGTAGTACTTATTACAACAAAACGTGGTAAAGCAGGAAAAACTAAAATTAGCTACGACGGGTCTTTTTCTACCCAGACAATAAGCAACTCTATAGATGTATTAAATGGTACTCAATTTGCTCAGTACATCAATATTTTAGAGCAAAGCGCTGGTGGTAACCCGGTTTATACCCAGGAACAAATAGATTCCTTTGGAGCAGGTACTAACTGGATTGATGAAGTAACTAGAACTGGAATCATTCAGAATCACCAGTTAACATTTTCCGGAGGTAGTGAAAATAACAGATTTGCACTTACCGGTAACTACCACGATAACAATGGTATTATTAAAGAAACCAATTACAAACGTTACGGTATACGTATAAATGTTGATAACAAGGCACTTAATGATTTTATAGATGTTTCATCTAGCTGGACTTATAACCGTGCAATATCAAATAACGCACCTACAGATGGTGGTGGACCAGGTGGTATTATTATTACTGCTTTAGGACTAGATCCTACAGTACCGGTACGCAATGAAGATGGTTCATATGCCCTAGCGTCATACGATGGTCGTTTTGCAATAAACCCGTTACAAGAATTAGACTTTGTTACAGATCGTGACATTACAAATCGTGTGTTAGGAACAACCAGTCTTACTTTTAATCTTAGCGATTCCTTTAAGTTTAAAACGAGTTTAGGAGCAGATATATTAAACGTATCTCGAACTACGTTTTATCCTTCTGGAAATTCACGTTTAGGTAGAGAAAATTCTGGTGAATTAACACTCGCAAATCGTGATGTAGGTAATATTTTAAATGAAAATATCTTTACCTATACTAAGAAATTTGGTGAAAAACATAATATTGACGCAGTTGCAGGTTACACCTATCAAAAAGAGGTTAACAAATATATGCAGGCGACAACCCGTGGTATTACTGCATCAAATGTTGATCAGGCAACTTTACAAGGCGGTCCAGATGTTTTAACGCCATTTTCAGGTAGAAGAGAATGGTTATTAGAATCTCTTTTAGGTCGTGTAAACTATAACTACGATAGTAAATACTTATTTACTTTTACCTTTAGACGTGATGGTTCTTCTCGTTTTGGAAGCGAAAATAAATGGGCTAATTTTCCTTCTGTAGCATTAGGTTGGAATCTTGCAAATGAATCTTTTTACGAAGAATCTAGCATCGCTAACGTGATGAACAAGTTTAAACTTAGAGGTAGTTTAGGTCTTACCGGAAACTCAGAAATTCCTGTATATAACTCTCTTGCAAACCTTAGTGAGTTTAATTACGTATTTAATGGTGGTAACGCTCTTGGTCTTGCAGACGGAAGATTAGGAAATCCAGATTTAAAGTGGGAATCTACAACGATGAGAAACATAGGTCTTGATGCATCATTCTTTAATGATAAATTAAATTTAACACTTGATTACTTCAGCAATACTACAGAAGATTTATTGCTATTTGTATCTATCCCAAGTAGTTTAGGTTTTGAATCTATCCTAAAAAATTCAGGCTCTTTAGAAAATAAAGGATTTGAAATAGGTTTAGATGGTTATGTGGTAAACACTGAAGATTTTAAATGGAACATCGCAGGTAACATATCATTCCTAAGAAATAAACTTACCAGTCTTGGTGACAGTACTCCATTTTTCTCTCAAACTACAAGTGGTCACTTAGGTGTTGACGGTAGCTGGGTAGAAGCAGGAAATCCTATTGGTGTATGGAGAGGTTATGACTATGTAGGTATTTTTCAATCTGAAGATGAAATCGCTAATAATGCTTCCAGATCTGGTGATAAACCAGGTTACCCAAGATACCGCGATGCTAACGGAGATGGTGAGATTACACCAGACGATTACGTAATAATAGGTGATCCTAATCCAGATTTTACCTGGGGTCTTAACTCTACTTTAAATTATAAGAATTTTGATTTAGGTATCTTCTTTAGAGGCTCACAAGGTTTTGATGTACGTAACTTACAGGCATCAGAATTAGGTGACGGTGTACAACGTATCAATCAGTTAAGCACAATTTTAACAGACTCCTGGACACCTACAAATACAGATGCTTCACGTCCTATAATTGATGCAAGTAGAGATTTTGCAAACTCATACAGAGATTCTGATTACTTTATTGAAGACGGTTCTTTTATACGTTTACAAAACTTATCGTTAGGATATACATTACCTAACTTTAATGAAAATATAAGCAAACTACGTTTCTATGTAAGTGGTCAAAACTTACTTACCATTACTAATTATAGCGGATTTGATCCTGAGGTAAACAACCGCGGTCAAAACAACCTAAATAGAGGTGATGATTATGATGCTTACCCACGCTCAAGTACATTTACAATGGGTGTTAACTTAGAATTTTAA